GCAACCTTGGCTTTCTTAACTGGAAAAATAGGAGTGCGACAGGGGCTGCTTGGACATGAAACAATTATGCCTTTttctaacaatgctttaaacacgggagctatcccttcaatagcctcCGCTTTCAGTGGatattgagcctggcatggtctatggggtcctctaggtgtaactacaagaggttgtgcattgttaattaacccaacatcatatttatgctgtgcccacaaggagggtggaacttccactaacctaggatctgtagcagccacctggactgcacagacctggCGGACCCAGTCCTCATGCGGCataagatgtacttcccgtttacccaaaacggtgcacccaaacctctctctatagGCCTGGGCTGCCGCGGAAAATTCCACACCAaccatgtgacaagggacccagtctACTACTGTATTGCACCCCTTCACCCAAGGACCCAGGCTATCCCATGtgccaaacacaggtttagcaaGGGGAACATGGGGGTCTGAACCCTCCATATCAAAAAAGCGAGACACCTCTCTCGCATTCCGCACAGACCAGGCACAAAACCCCCCCaaagaccagtatacatattcacctgccaaaaaatcacttttaccatTATCAAACCACAccttctcaaaaccaacatcctgactttctgaaacctTCGCCGAGCAACGCAAGTCACTCACATCCATAAACAAAGCCAAACCAGTGTCTACTCTATTCATCGccttatttaccaactcatgtgaaacCGCTCTATGCCCTGTTCTttctaaatcccatgaataacaataatcaacagacTGAACACTATTTTGAACTGCTTGcaaaacagtatgtttaattcgcatgcctttgtctgaacattctagtgtgatccctaactgtgtcatcaaatccctagctaacaaattaactggacaacaattggaaaacagaaatgaatgtttTGGATAATGCTTACCCTCGTCGTCTACAACCGACAGAGGGGTTGTAAATCGCTCAGTGGTCTGTCCCCCACTAGCCCCTACTgtaattatagttctaccaCTTAATTTTGGAAGCGGGtcccattcctgggctctaaggacagaatatcccgCTCCGGAGTCAACCAAAAATTCtatctgtttaccattaattgtaagaaacattgtgggtttaacCTGATACTCTACTTTCTCTCTAAAggcttgtacattaagtgtctgcataacatcaatatgtGCGGGGTCATGTAATGGGTGGATCTTACTGGTAGATGTTCCCTGGACCGCCCCGTCCGACCGTCAATACCCCTCTCCCTGGTAATTTTCAGTCCTATGCGCTCTTGGGttgttcactgtaaatccacCGGAATTCAAATTGTCCCTATTCATTTGTCCATCTtctcttgtgtttttttccGGACAATCGCGTACCCAATGTTCAGTCGAGCCACAACGATGACAACCTTTGTCATAACTGTATCGATTAGCAGACCCTCGTCCTCTGCCCCTAGACTGTGTTCGTCCTCTCGCTCTACCTCGTCCTCGGGCCCTCTGGTCGTAGTCGCTGTAAAAACCCAGTTGGGCCATCTGTAGTTTAGCTTCGCGCTTCCCCTTTTCGTCTTTCTTCTTATCTTCTTGGCCCTCACAGACTTTTTCGGCGTGCTTGATATACGGCCAAACAATTTCCATACGGCCCTCGTCCAAGGCCACGCAGTGCTCCTTTACATGTTTCTGCAAATCTGGGAGCAAACCAGCCACCAGTCTTGTCTTacactgttgttcccagggagaATCATTAGCCCCTTCTGGTTTTCTACCCATCCCGCTGTGAATTTCAAATTCTTTCTCAAGTCTATTACGATAGTCTGTGACTCTTTCCCCCGGCTTCTGTTTGCAGTCAGAGATTTTCTCCCAGTTCATCCGTCTCGGGAAAAAGGCACCTATCCGTCCACACAGCGCCATGATGGTTATCCTGTATTGAGAACCAGCACCCCAATTATACGGGCCATTCTGCACGGGccagtctcctttcaccctTCCCCATCTGAGCTGTAAGGCTTTCATCATGACCATTTCGATTTCAACTATATTTGGTCTATATTGTTCAAGCATCTGGAGAAAAACACGATTgaattcttctcctccttccaaTTCCGGGTTGGGTAGTGAGGCGGCCACGTCTTTAAGGTCGGCAGGCGACCATGGCCGGTAGACGAAAATAGTAGGGGGCCCCTGTACGTCACCTCCCACGGATGGATTAGCAACTTCTACCATCGGGAAATGGCCTTCAGGCTTCCCAGACGACGTGACGCTCCTGGTTCTCCAGGCAATTGGGGATGTCGCACAAAAGTCGGCCGCGAGTGCAGGATAAGTCTCCCGAACAGGAGTGGGACTATCTCGCGACATTTCCGGCGACTTTTCTTCTTGTGGTTCAGGATCTGCTGTGGACCTTCGTGGTGAGGCAGCAGAATATGAAGGAGGGCGGCCAGACGGAGGGCAATCCAGATCCACATCAACCTTAGTAAGAGgagccagaacacattgatcaatagtccctacactactctgcctaaatcttttatcagtctcttctttccacataccataagctttccaatctaCTTTCCGTCTccccttctgtattttcttaattttcccctgctcgtattcctccaacttctctttcaacccatgcaactgtctttggctaaagctgccattctttggaaaacccaaaaactccCAGAGGtacaattgttcacatgtccaaacaccatacttatcttTCATTACCTCTGCCGGTCCAACGTAACTACGAGGGGCGttcaatggtttactgccgCACTTACCCATGTTCAGAAAACCTGGTAAAAGAAAATCCAACGTGTGTTCTAACACATATacttgcgccctaacgcaaaaaaggagccctaacccctagtatactcgcgccctaacgcaaaaaggagccctaacccctagtatactcgcgccctaacgcaaaaaggagccctaacccctagtatactcgcgccctaacgcaattAACGTGTCCTAACACATAttaatagacccgtcggcccgtaagtgagataatataactgcagattttaacTATAACCGCTAACCGAATTGCgttcttacctccaaattcaatttccgcaggaaacctgtaccgATCCGGCACGAGTCTCAGCTCCAGTCAGGTActctctctcaacccctcaCAGGATAGCCTATTAGGAGGATAATAGAGTCCAGAGATTGTTCTCAGGCCGTGCACGGTAAACCTGCTGTGGAAAAAGActcgaaccgatcaggattaggaccccggacgtgcccccaaattgtgatggcaatttctaaaatccaaatagttgtacgaaaatggtaggtaagacaggagaaatcgattgcgcaataaacggttttaatgaaacttgcaaggagaaagtatacaggttacaaagtaacggtgaatagtttctaaatgaaaacaggcaatcgacagtatttaaagacaggagaggggtgtgacaaatcctggacattccagatcaatcaggacacattccctctgttctataacacacgtcaaatgctatcttcccccaccttatccctcCTGCCAGAATGTTTACTGTAGCGTTTACCCAAaggttcacaccaaggacagctctccttcccgccataaataccttcttcaacttaaagagttcttacagtatctggacagacaatagatgccctggtgagttcaaacagataaggagataaagagtaaccctttcatcagctgacaccagtcaatgatgccccctaagcaaatgccagaaccctcacattcatctatctatctaaa
The sequence above is a segment of the Esox lucius isolate fEsoLuc1 chromosome 1, fEsoLuc1.pri, whole genome shotgun sequence genome. Coding sequences within it:
- the LOC117594836 gene encoding uncharacterized protein LOC117594836; the protein is MSRDSPTPVRETYPALAADFCATSPIAWRTRSVTSSGKPEGHFPMVEVANPSVGGDVQGPPTIFVYRPWSPADLKDVAASLPNPELEGGEEFNRVFLQMLEQYRPNIVEIEMVMMKALQLRWGRVKGDWPVQNGPYNWGAGSQYRITIMALCGRIGAFFPRRMNWEKISDCKQKPGERVTDYRNRLEKEFEIHSGMGRKPEGANDSPWEQQCKTRLVAGLLPDLQKHVKEHCVALDEGRMEIVWPYIKHAEKVCEGQEDKKKDEKGKREAKLQMAQLGFYSDYDQRARGRGRARGRTQSRGRGRGSANRYSYDKGCHRCGSTEHWVRDCPEKNTREDGQMNRDNLNSGGFTVNNPRAHRTENYQGEGY